In Lolium perenne isolate Kyuss_39 chromosome 5, Kyuss_2.0, whole genome shotgun sequence, the sequence ACTTAGCAGTGAACTTCTAGTCTTGCCAAAATACTATATATTTTTTATCAGATTGCAAACCTTAAATCACGCTGAAGCTTTCTCTTGGTGATGCGAGGGCCTACTACCTTTCAACTGCCAAGAATGAACTTGGAGTCGTTTCTGCCCAAAGTATAGCTGGTAAGCTTTATCTTGATACTCAAATTACTCAGCAttgaaacaaaattttcagcattaATTCTCTGATGCAAGGATGCATTGTGCAATAAGTGTGGAAATATTATGATTTTTATGCATATTGTACGATCAAGCAGAATTTTACATTTGTACTAAGGCTGCTACCCTTGTTTTGCTCTAGGTGGTACTCTGGTACCAACAAGTTGGACTGAGATGCAGTGTGAGTTGACTGGCCAAATTGAGCAAAGAAAAGTTGCAAAAGTGGAATAGATCCCGTTACTTTGCCTTGATAGGAAGGTAAATTTGTTGGTTACAGAATTGTTTCTCATTTGGCCAAAGCCTCAGACTTCTCCTGTTATGTTTCTCATTTGGCCAAAGCCTCAGACTTCTCCTGTtatgtactccctctgttccttgATATAAGATGTTCTGGCAAGCTAATTTAGCTTGCCAAAACGTCTTATATGAGGGAACAGAGGAAGTACTTGATTATATACCATTATGGTCTTCTACCCTGTGATGTCTTGAAATCCTATCGTGTCTACTGTTAGCCTAGTCCCTAGTATATAACTTATGGTCTAATGTACACTCTGTTCTGCACACTGATGAAGCCATTGATTACCAGCTGTCCAAAATTTTGAATGTTTAGTTATCCAGTGTATGTTTGATAAAGCAATTGATTACTGTCCTACCTCACTATTGATCAGCTGTTACATGTTTTACTGGTTCCCTCCTCTATCCACTGTACATATGCTTCCAAATGTTCATCACATGTCATGTATCCTACCCTCCATTTGTTTCCCCTGCCTGTGAAGTGACTTAAAGTTCGTCGGTATTCTCACAAAATTGTCCTTGTTCTTTCTTCGCAGGTTATGATGATGCTACCTGGGATATGCCTGATCAACGACGCTGAGTCCTATCGGGATGTGATCATTGCTGCTGGATTTAGCTCATTAAACTTACTATTGTGGCAGAATCTCATGTAGGCTTTTGAGTCTGAACTTTCATGTGTATCGTGTAATACAGTTATGCTTCTGGAATGTAATTTAGGTGTTGATACAAGACTGACGTTCCAGTGCGCTGAGGCTTGGAAAaagttgtttttttttgtttgcatcACAAACGTTCAATTCTCTCCCTTTTTAAATAGTCTAAGACAATAGATTGACTTCGGAAAAAATGTCATTGGATTTTTCTTGCAAACTCTACAGGTGCTGGTATATACAGTTTTACCAACAAAGTGAAATAGAATTGACTCTGTACAGTTAACAGTTTTCTCCTTGGAGACACACCATTAGTTTACAACAAAAAGAATTTGATCAGCAACGCACCCCAAATTAGAGAAACGCCTATATGAACAAAAACGCACCCAACTACCAGAAGCCCAAAATGTGGAGAGCACAGCTGCTCATTGCAACGTGATCAGGTATGATCTCGCGAACAGGCGTGCGGCGTTAAGGTTGCAAGGAGAAGCAGGGTTCTTGAGGCAGCTGCAGAAGCCATCTTTGTCAGTTGGGAACGACACACAGCTGCTCATTGCAATGTGATTAGGTCATGATCTCGCGAACAGCCGTGCAGCGTTAAGGTTGCAAGGAGAAGCAGGGTCCTTGAGGCAGCTGCAAAAGCCATCTTCGTCGGTTGGGAACGACGCAGGCAATGGGCGATCAGGAATCACACCAACCTTGTACCAACAAACAAGAGCTTCAGGTTCAGGCCAACAGTGTCTGATATCTACTGTGACAGTTCAATGCAATTGCTTACCTTATCGATGTCCGTATGAGCAGGTGTTTCATAGCGTGCCACTGTCACGGCTAACCCTGAGCCATCAGAAAGCGCAAACACTGACTGGATCTTTCTGGAAGTTTGCAGGTAAGTGATGTGAGAAACTAAGCATGCAAAATCAGAACTAACAACATGATGGGATGCCACTGGGTACCCTTTTCCATATGTTGGTTCCCCATAGACAACTGCTCTCTTGTTGTCTTTTAGTGCTCCAGCAAGGATTTCGCTTGCGCTTGCGGTTCCTTTGTTTACCTGGTAACGAGCTGAGACTTGAGAGAAGTGGCTACTTGTGATGTACAACGTTATATTTATTATTGATCAGAAAATACATAATGCCAATATCAAAAAGAAGAGACTGATATCAGATGGATCAATTTCTCATTGCGTTGTTGTAAGCAAAGATAGTTCATACCAGGACAACTAGAGGTTCTGATGCAGCAATCGTGGTAGCTCCATCTGCTTCATAAATGTCACGGACACCACGGCTATCACATATATATACAATGACACCCTTGTCCATCCTAACAAAGCAAGAGTAATGCGAAACTTCACTCAAATTAACAGACAATTTAGTATGAATAAACAGAATTAAGTAAGAAAGTAGTTTGAAATTCAGAATTGCTACATACTGTGAGAACATAAAGAACGACAAACAAAGTCCCAGTTTTCATGAGTCCAACAGGCATCACTCACTCAAGGTGTACAACTAGAATCCACCAAAGAAATGTACCATACTTCATCAATCAGTAGTTTAGTTTTCATATTCCAGTTTATAATACAATTAACAAACTACTCACGTAGATCACCAAGAGAGACGTAGACAAAAACCCATGTATTGAAATATGGTGAAACTGCTTACCAAATCTTCGCAATTTCAATCCCTTCAGGAAAAAGACCACCGctgcatcaaacacaacatgtgaATTTTTCAATAGAATGAGGTGAAAAGGCACTCCGAATTCAGCAGGTAAGAACCTGTTATTCCGCAGATCCAACACAAAGGCCTTTACATTGTTGTCCCTTAATTTCTTAATAGCTTCCTTAACAGATCCTGGAATAGGATAAAATAAGTGGCATGATCAGCAGAGCTTGACATCTGAAAAACGATACAATGATTGAGAAAGAAATTATAATATTCAGCCAGAGCCAGCTCAAACCTGCAGCATTTTGGTTAAACGTTGTTAGTTTGATGTAACCGATCTTTGAACTGTCCTCTGAACCTGGAATCTCACACATCCTTGACCTTACTGGGTTTAAAGTATATCTTTCTCTCCTGGCATATATCAAAGAGGATGAATCTCTTTATAGCCTTAAGTAagcaaattgaatctttactctgAAGGAACTACAAAAGGATGGTGCACATGAATTTACTTCAAAACAACATGTCTAGTATCAGCTCCACTGCGAATGGTCAAATTTATCGAGCTTCCTTCAGGACCCCTAGCAAGAAATCAAAACAAGATTATCAGCCTTAAAATATTAGAACACAACACTGAAGTAGAGACTAGAAGAGTAGAAAGTGTCAAAGAAGAACCCAGCAAATATATGCAACTCTGAACCACAATAGAGGACCATCATTTCACTAATACTGTTTTTTTTTATCATACACCGATGATAGCTAGGTCTTACTGTAAGCGATCTGCTGCGTCATATATGTCCATGTCTTGCGCGCTTCTGTCGTCAATCGCCAAAATAACGTCTCCAGAGATGATGCCAGCCTTTTCGGCAGGACCCCCTGGGGCTGCTGACATCACAGACAGTCCTGCAGGTGATCCATTGAGCGCCAGTGGGTAGCCAATGGATAAACCTACACCCGTGAGGGCACCTTGCGTGCCAGACTTACTTCAGAGAAGGTAATGGCATGCATCAGAATGCAGTTTATAATATGCCAACGAAGCAGTAACCGAAGTTTGTGCGAGCACCATACCCGCAAACTcttgaacttctcgggttccaagAAACGAGTGAACGGGTCATCCAAGGTTGAGAGCATTTTCTTTATTGCTGCATCTGAAATACAACGCGAGGACAGCAAATTTAGTATCGTAGTGCAAGAACTGTAAAAGAACACGACACCTCTCATTTTTGTACAAGCCATTGGTCTATTTAAGTGGTTTGTTTATTATGGTTCTAGCATAATTTCAGATTCATCCAAAGTGTCATATCATGTGGCTCTACTTTCTAGAATATAAAGAGACAACAGACAAGTGATGACTTGCAGGAGTTATTTCGCTAAGAAGATTGTATAGATAGCAAGCAGACTTGTACATCACCACGAACAATTGGAGAGTCTAATAAACACGAGAAATGATTAGGGTGCAAGGTTGAAAGCATTTTTTGAGTGGCAAGAAAATCTGATCACATAGTGCAAGAACGATAAGAAACACGGAATTTCTCATTTTTATACCAAACAGTGGCCTACTTAACTTGCGTATTATGGTTCTGAACTGACTTCAGATTCGACCAAAGGTGCTACCGTGTAATAACTGTACTTGATCCAATTATCGAATGTGGTTTTCTAGTCTAGAATACAAAGAGACAACTGACAAGTGATGCCTTGCAGAAGTTATTTTGTTAGGCAGATAGACAGAAGTATTGGTAGCGATCATAATTGTATACACAGGGCAGGAGTAATTCAAAAGTCTAAATTGCAAAAGGGACCAACTAGAACCATACATGTCTCCTCCCGGGAATTCATCGGCTCTTCGCGGAGAGCGCGCTCTCGGTACCTGAACCAGCTCTGCCCGTTGAAGGACTTGTCGTAGTAGGCACGGTCGACCGCCCGCCACGCCTCGAGGAAAATCAAGTTCTCCTCCGTGAGCGCAGACGCTTGAACCATGCAATCCATTTAACAGAAAATTCAGAACAGAGCGTGAcggagaaaaaataaaaaatctgaACCGAAATTTTGTTTCCAAGCTGTTGATTGATTGATTGAACTTTATCGAAAAAAGCTGTTGACTGGTTACATGGAGGCGGGGCTCTGTAGTAGGCGGGCGCGGAGAGGGACATGGCGAGCACCACCCCGACGATCGCGCGGCGGCCGAACCCTGCGGCGGAGGCGTCCGCCTCCACCGGGCTCGCTCGCGCCACCGTGCATAGCCGGACCCGGTCGATCTGTCTGAACCGGAGCTCGAATTCGCCCCCCGCCCGACCGTGCAGCTGTCGCCGGAGCACGAGGGAGGAAACGTGCGGAGGGAAGGACGGGCGGGAAGGGGCCGCCGGGGGGCGGCGCATTGGGAGCAGCATGGAGCGGCGGCGGCCGTGTGGCGGGAGGAGCAGCGCGCGGGAGAGGGTGGAGGTGAGCTCGAGGAGAACAGAGCGAGAGTGTGTGGCGGAGGAGACAAGGTTTTTTTCAGGGGAGGAGCTGGTTCTTTTCTGTGGCCCAGAAATGTTTGTAAAATAAGTGGGCCTTGGATAAGGTTGAGCCTTTCTGTCTGTAGGCCCATTTATGTAAAGCCATCTTTGCATTGTAGAAATCACATTTTTTTCATTGGTTGTCCTTGGTGCTACACAAAGTTCCATTGATTGGACTTATATGCCTCACTTCCATAGCAATTTAAACATCCACTCAAATCTTGTGATTCTAGCAATATGTTGGAGGCAAATTGGGGAACCTAGTTCTCATACTCGACAAAAGTATCTGGGCTGGATCAAAGGCAAATAATTCGGATTATTTATGGTCACTCAAGAAATTATCATAGGACACAGGAAAGTAAGTATGTTGCAAAATCATGGAATTGACATCAGTATAAAACTAATTTGTTTTCAAGAAAATAAAAGTATTCCCCATTAAATAGATTGATTGTGGATAATAATTTTGTATTTTTCCATGTTAGACCTTGTTAGAGAGTTTATCTTTCTCTTTCATCATTGATTAGACGAAATCTAAATTCCAGTCCTGAAGATTTTAGGATTAACTTTAACTAAGTGGTATGTTCAC encodes:
- the LOC127304399 gene encoding carboxyl-terminal-processing peptidase 2, chloroplastic — protein: MQRWLYINGPTDRKAQPYPRPTYFTNISGPQKRTSSSPEKNLVSSATHSRSVLLELTSTLSRALLLPPHGRRRSMLLPMRRPPAAPSRPSFPPHVSSLVLRRQLHGRAGGEFELRFRQIDRVRLCTVARASPVEADASAAGFGRRAIVGVVLAMSLSAPAYYRAPPPSSALTEENLIFLEAWRAVDRAYYDKSFNGQSWFRYRERALREEPMNSREETYAAIKKMLSTLDDPFTRFLEPEKFKSLRSGTQGALTGVGLSIGYPLALNGSPAGLSVMSAAPGGPAEKAGIISGDVILAIDDRSAQDMDIYDAADRLQGPEGSSINLTIRSGADTRHVVLKRERYTLNPVRSRMCEIPGSEDSSKIGYIKLTTFNQNAAGSVKEAIKKLRDNNVKAFVLDLRNNSGGLFPEGIEIAKIWMDKGVIVYICDSRGVRDIYEADGATTIAASEPLVVLVNKGTASASEILAGALKDNKRAVVYGEPTYGKGKIQSVFALSDGSGLAVTVARYETPAHTDIDKVGVIPDRPLPASFPTDEDGFCSCLKDPASPCNLNAARLFARS